From a region of the Arachis ipaensis cultivar K30076 chromosome B09, Araip1.1, whole genome shotgun sequence genome:
- the LOC107616704 gene encoding uncharacterized protein LOC107616704, whose protein sequence is MESNLPVIAKKVWNIIRVAFYMLRKGISKGKLMLELNMVLKRRRKLAGKAIANLMMFHHHQHADMHLQQFSTTREYEFSCSNTPNNFFSKLHRKNKLFTRSHAPHECDDDVVTVSAVKAVLEILNNNNDNVVEASPALPGFGRSPTVSRLRVTDSPFPMNVDTEYDKDHQVDKAAEEFIKRFYKELRKQP, encoded by the coding sequence atggaAAGTAACCTACCAGTGATAGCAAAGAAAGTGTGGAACATAATACGTGTTGCCTTCTACATGTTAAGGAAGGGAATTTCAAAAGGCAAACTCATGTTAGAACTCAACATGGTTCTCAAACGCCGCCGCAAACTCGCCGGAAAAGCCATCGCCAACCTCATGATgttccaccaccaccaacacgcCGACATGCACCTCCAACAATTCTCCACCACCAGGGAGTACGAGTTCAGCTGCAGCAACACGCCCAATAACTTCTTCTCCAAGCTCCACCGCAAGAACAAGCTGTTCACGCGCTCCCACGCGCCTCACGAGTGCGACGACGACGTCGTGACGGTCAGTGCTGTAAAGGCGGTGTTAGAGATCCTAAACAACAACAATGATAATGTGGTCGAGGCATCCCCGGCGCTACCGGGGTTCGGCCGGAGCCCTACCGTGAGTCGGTTAAGGGTAACGGATTCACCGTTCCCAATGAATGTCGACACAGAATACGATAAAGATCATCAAGTGGACAAGGCTGCCGAAGAATTCATTAAGAGGTTCTACAAAGAGTTGAGGAAGCAaccctaa